The Vescimonas coprocola genome includes a window with the following:
- a CDS encoding RrF2 family transcriptional regulator translates to MIITKETDYALRILRVLLDGEKHSVAEMSETELIPNQFAYQILRKLSAGNLVRVSRGALGGCELSCDLDATSLYDLMGVMGERGVLCACMEPGFECRWQDEHGRCAIHYQLAALQRKQDEAFRAVSLRRLLTGGSDPQDTSEL, encoded by the coding sequence ATGATCATCACCAAAGAGACGGACTACGCACTGCGCATTTTGCGGGTGCTGCTGGACGGGGAGAAGCATTCGGTGGCCGAGATGTCGGAAACGGAATTGATCCCCAATCAGTTTGCCTACCAGATCCTGCGCAAGCTCTCCGCCGGCAATTTGGTGCGGGTGAGCCGTGGCGCTCTCGGCGGCTGCGAACTGTCCTGCGACCTGGATGCGACCTCCCTCTACGATCTCATGGGGGTCATGGGGGAACGGGGCGTCCTGTGCGCCTGCATGGAGCCGGGATTTGAGTGCCGCTGGCAGGACGAGCACGGGCGGTGCGCCATCCACTATCAGCTGGCGGCCTTGCAGCGAAAGCAGGACGAGGCGTTCCGCGCCGTGAGCCTGCGCAGGCTGCTGACCGGCGGATCCGATCCCCAAGATACAAGCGAGCTGTAA
- a CDS encoding GTP pyrophosphokinase, giving the protein MSENLFGLTVAADKGLDDLQCQRLLSENRRYQEVMLQYRCALKALESRLEILNEEFSLQHDRNPIESMKSRLKSPSSIMNKMQKRGLSLDFPTMQANIMDVAGVRVICSFEEDVFFLAKCLKDQSDIEIITEKDYISHPKPNGYRSLHLTIRLPVFFAEKEIHVPVEIQLRTIAMDFWASLEHTIRYKKNVPINAEVETELKECADSSREWDGKMEHLLHIIT; this is encoded by the coding sequence ATGAGTGAAAATCTATTTGGCTTGACGGTTGCGGCGGATAAAGGCTTGGATGATCTGCAATGCCAGCGCCTTTTAAGCGAAAATCGCAGGTATCAGGAAGTCATGCTGCAATACCGCTGCGCACTGAAAGCACTTGAAAGCAGGTTGGAAATTCTGAACGAAGAGTTTTCATTGCAGCATGACCGCAATCCGATAGAAAGTATGAAAAGCCGCTTGAAGTCGCCGTCCAGCATTATGAATAAGATGCAGAAGCGCGGACTTTCTCTGGATTTTCCGACCATGCAGGCAAATATCATGGATGTTGCCGGCGTGCGTGTGATCTGCTCTTTCGAGGAGGATGTGTTCTTTTTGGCAAAGTGCTTAAAAGATCAGTCCGACATTGAAATCATCACAGAGAAAGATTATATTTCACACCCTAAGCCAAATGGCTATCGCAGTCTGCACCTGACGATCCGGTTGCCGGTATTCTTTGCGGAAAAAGAGATCCATGTGCCGGTGGAGATACAACTCCGTACAATCGCCATGGACTTCTGGGCAAGCCTTGAGCATACCATCCGCTATAAGAAAAACGTGCCGATAAATGCTGAAGTCGAAACTGAACTGAAAGAGTGCGCCGATTCCAGCAGAGAGTGGGATGGTAAGATGGAACATTTACTGCATATCATAACATAA
- a CDS encoding FAD-dependent oxidoreductase → MKVVIVGGVAGGASAAARIRRLDEHAQIIMIERSGYVSYANCGLPYYVGGVIVDREELTLQTPESFWDRFRMDVRVRQEVTAINPAEKTVTVHALDSGKIYTETYDKLLLAPGAKPTVPALSGVSSERVFTLRTVEDTLRIRRFVEDQKPKTAVLAGGGFIGLEMAENLVEMGVSVTIVQRPKQLLAPLDADMASFVHAEMRRHGVALRLGETVTGFRQDGDSVLTLLEESEPLRSDMVLLAIGVTPDTHLAKEAGLRLGIRGSIAVNERMETSVPDIYAVGDAVEVTHFVTGQKALISLAGPANKQGRIAADNICGGSSRFTGSQGSSVLKLFGLTAASTGINEKVAQTAGIAYDKVVLFPASHAAYYPGAQSMAMKVLYEKESLRLLGAQIVGGEGVDKRIDVLATTIRTKMTALELTELDLSYAPPYSSAKDPVNMAGFMIEDLESEKVRQFHWNEVEELPCDGSATLLDVRTAWEYQRGHLDGFRNIPLDDLREHLDELDRDKPVYVNCQTGLRSYLACRLLTQYGFTCAHLSSGYSFYQVVTKEQQTARSAYPCGMEKL, encoded by the coding sequence ATGAAAGTTGTGATCGTAGGCGGTGTGGCGGGCGGTGCTTCTGCCGCCGCCCGCATCCGCCGTTTGGATGAACACGCCCAGATCATCATGATCGAGCGCAGCGGCTACGTATCCTACGCCAACTGCGGCCTGCCGTATTATGTGGGCGGTGTGATCGTGGATCGGGAAGAACTGACGCTCCAAACTCCGGAGAGCTTCTGGGACCGCTTTCGCATGGATGTGCGGGTACGGCAGGAAGTAACTGCGATCAATCCCGCTGAGAAGACCGTTACCGTCCATGCACTGGACAGCGGGAAAATCTATACGGAAACCTATGACAAACTGCTCCTTGCCCCCGGCGCAAAGCCGACAGTTCCTGCGCTTTCCGGCGTCAGCAGTGAGCGTGTTTTCACGCTGCGCACCGTGGAGGATACCCTCCGCATTCGGCGCTTTGTAGAGGATCAGAAGCCGAAAACCGCTGTTTTGGCTGGCGGCGGCTTTATCGGTCTGGAAATGGCGGAGAACCTTGTGGAGATGGGCGTTTCCGTCACCATCGTTCAGCGACCCAAGCAGCTATTAGCACCACTGGATGCGGATATGGCGAGCTTTGTCCATGCGGAAATGCGCAGACACGGCGTGGCTCTGCGGTTGGGTGAAACCGTCACCGGATTCCGGCAGGACGGAGATTCCGTGCTGACCCTGTTGGAAGAAAGTGAGCCACTGCGCTCCGACATGGTGCTGCTGGCCATCGGCGTCACGCCGGACACCCATCTGGCAAAAGAAGCCGGACTCAGGCTTGGTATTCGTGGCAGCATCGCTGTCAACGAGCGGATGGAAACCTCCGTGCCGGACATCTACGCTGTGGGCGATGCTGTGGAGGTCACCCATTTCGTGACCGGCCAGAAAGCGTTGATCTCGCTGGCAGGGCCTGCCAACAAGCAGGGACGAATTGCTGCTGATAATATTTGCGGCGGAAGCAGCCGCTTTACCGGCTCTCAGGGCTCGTCTGTTCTGAAGCTGTTTGGCTTGACAGCGGCCTCTACGGGGATCAATGAGAAGGTAGCGCAGACAGCAGGGATCGCTTACGACAAAGTCGTATTGTTCCCAGCATCCCACGCTGCCTATTATCCCGGCGCACAGTCTATGGCAATGAAGGTGCTGTATGAAAAAGAAAGCCTGCGGCTGCTGGGTGCGCAGATCGTTGGCGGCGAGGGCGTGGACAAGCGCATTGATGTACTGGCAACGACCATTCGCACAAAAATGACAGCTTTGGAACTGACGGAGCTCGATCTTTCCTATGCGCCGCCCTATTCCTCTGCCAAGGATCCGGTCAATATGGCCGGTTTTATGATCGAGGATTTGGAGAGCGAGAAAGTGCGGCAGTTCCATTGGAATGAGGTTGAGGAGTTGCCTTGCGATGGCAGTGCGACGCTGCTGGACGTCCGCACGGCGTGGGAGTATCAGCGGGGCCATCTGGATGGCTTTCGGAATATTCCCTTGGACGATCTGCGGGAGCACTTGGACGAGTTAGACCGGGACAAGCCTGTCTATGTGAATTGCCAGACAGGGCTTCGCAGTTATCTGGCCTGCCGGCTTTTGACGCAGTATGGTTTTACCTGTGCCCATCTCTCCAGCGGATACAGCTTTTATCAGGTCGTAACAAAAGAGCAGCAGACAGCGCGGAGCGCCTATCCCTGCGGAATGGAGAAGCTATGA
- the trxA gene encoding thioredoxin, producing the protein MAELKITAANFENEVLRSDKPVLLDFYADWCGPCKMLAPVLHEIAEESTGALKVGKVNVDEQMELAMRFQVSSIPMLVVFKDGKAVAKSVGYRPKPEITAMVEGAR; encoded by the coding sequence ATGGCTGAACTGAAAATTACTGCTGCGAATTTTGAAAACGAGGTACTGCGTTCCGACAAGCCCGTCCTGCTGGATTTCTACGCGGACTGGTGCGGACCATGCAAAATGCTCGCTCCCGTGCTCCACGAGATCGCTGAGGAAAGCACCGGTGCCCTCAAGGTGGGCAAGGTCAATGTGGACGAGCAGATGGAGCTGGCAATGCGTTTTCAGGTATCCAGCATCCCGATGCTGGTCGTATTCAAGGACGGGAAAGCCGTGGCCAAATCGGTGGGCTATCGGCCTAAGCCGGAGATCACCGCCATGGTGGAGGGCGCAAGATGA
- a CDS encoding 4Fe-4S binding protein has translation MKAKHWYDYLWVYAIIYFALGFFNILFAWLGMIDFLLPLFLAIFGGNKFFCNHLCGRGQLFSKLGTDLKCSRCKPTPRWMSSKWFRYGFLIFFLTMFGNMVFQTYLVAAGAASLREAIKLFWTFRVPWGWTYTAGTVADWVAQFSFGFYSLMLTSLLLGLIVMVLYKPRTWCAFCPMGTMTQGICKLKNKE, from the coding sequence ATGAAAGCAAAGCATTGGTACGATTACCTGTGGGTATATGCCATCATCTATTTTGCACTTGGCTTTTTCAACATCCTGTTTGCATGGCTGGGCATGATTGATTTTCTTCTGCCGCTGTTCTTAGCTATCTTTGGCGGGAACAAATTCTTTTGCAACCACCTCTGCGGACGGGGTCAACTGTTCAGCAAGCTGGGGACAGACCTGAAATGCTCCCGCTGCAAGCCCACGCCCCGCTGGATGTCCTCCAAGTGGTTCCGCTACGGCTTTTTGATCTTTTTCCTGACGATGTTCGGCAACATGGTGTTCCAGACCTATCTGGTCGCTGCTGGTGCTGCGTCCCTGCGGGAGGCCATTAAGCTGTTCTGGACCTTCCGTGTGCCGTGGGGCTGGACTTACACAGCCGGGACGGTCGCTGATTGGGTGGCGCAGTTCAGCTTTGGCTTTTATAGCCTCATGCTGACCTCTCTGCTGCTGGGTCTGATCGTTATGGTGCTCTACAAGCCCCGCACATGGTGTGCGTTTTGCCCGATGGGAACCATGACGCAGGGCATTTGCAAGCTGAAAAACAAAGAATAA